The following coding sequences lie in one Spirosoma sp. KUDC1026 genomic window:
- a CDS encoding glycogen/starch synthase has product MSKLRILYVASEINPFLKTSDVADFVRKLPQAMQERGMEIRILVPRFGLINERKNRLHEVVRLSGINIAVGDEEKPLIIKVASIPTAKLQVYFIDNEDYFQRKYVFHDKENRFYDDNDERAIFFCKGALETVKKLGWAPDIVHCNDWMTALIPLYLKTTYKNDPMFKDTKSVFTVYNNAFEHRFEGDILEKARMMDIDDSMLAELKTADFPGFIRIGCTYADAVVRAEEESSESLNAILNDLPEHKFEAEDEDVTERYYNLYTQLAG; this is encoded by the coding sequence ATGAGCAAACTTCGTATCCTTTACGTTGCCAGCGAAATTAATCCTTTCCTGAAAACGTCCGACGTCGCCGATTTCGTCCGCAAACTGCCACAGGCTATGCAAGAGCGGGGCATGGAAATTCGTATCCTGGTGCCGCGATTCGGGCTGATTAATGAACGCAAAAACCGGTTACACGAAGTAGTGCGGTTGTCAGGTATTAATATTGCCGTGGGTGACGAAGAGAAGCCACTCATCATTAAGGTTGCTTCGATTCCAACGGCCAAGTTACAGGTCTACTTTATCGATAATGAGGACTACTTCCAGCGGAAGTATGTTTTCCACGACAAAGAAAACCGGTTTTACGACGATAACGACGAACGGGCTATTTTCTTCTGCAAGGGAGCGCTCGAAACCGTCAAGAAATTAGGCTGGGCACCCGACATCGTTCACTGCAACGACTGGATGACGGCGCTGATTCCGCTCTATCTGAAAACAACCTACAAAAACGACCCAATGTTCAAGGACACCAAGTCGGTTTTCACGGTGTATAATAACGCATTTGAGCACCGTTTCGAAGGCGATATCCTCGAAAAGGCGCGCATGATGGACATCGACGATTCGATGCTGGCCGAACTGAAAACGGCTGATTTCCCCGGCTTCATCCGGATTGGCTGTACGTATGCCGATGCGGTTGTCCGGGCGGAAGAAGAATCGAGCGAGAGCCTGAACGCTATCCTGAATGACCTGCCCGAACACAAGTTTGAGGCCGAAGATGAGGACGTTACCGAACGGTATTACAATCTCTACACGCAACTGGCTGGTTAA
- the panC gene encoding pantoate--beta-alanine ligase — protein MIRFSTIADLRKHLSTDRASQKIALVPTMGALHEGHVALIQKARQENDSVVSSIFVNPVQFNNPDDLARYPRTLEDDCQKLEAAGCDIVFAPAVEEIYPESPIMKLSFGDLETVMEGAFRPGHFNGVGIVVAKLFNLVQPDRAYFGQKDLQQVAVIRRLIRDLSFPIELVVCPTVREADGLALSSRNRNLTAEEREQAPAIYAALTMAHELLLEGQSPAQARASVTGYFSSRPGFRLEYVETVNAETLQPVVEVLAPGQTAICIAAYLGQTRLIDNLVF, from the coding sequence ATGATTCGCTTTTCGACTATAGCCGACCTGCGTAAGCACCTGAGCACCGACCGTGCAAGCCAGAAAATTGCCCTCGTTCCAACTATGGGCGCGCTGCATGAAGGCCACGTTGCCCTGATCCAGAAAGCCCGGCAGGAGAACGATAGTGTAGTGAGTAGCATCTTCGTGAACCCGGTGCAGTTTAACAACCCTGACGACCTGGCACGCTACCCGCGTACGCTGGAAGACGATTGTCAGAAGCTGGAAGCGGCCGGCTGCGATATTGTTTTTGCGCCGGCGGTGGAGGAAATATATCCTGAGTCGCCCATAATGAAACTGAGTTTTGGTGACCTGGAAACGGTGATGGAAGGTGCCTTCCGGCCGGGGCATTTCAACGGCGTCGGTATCGTGGTGGCGAAGCTGTTCAATCTAGTCCAGCCCGACCGGGCCTATTTTGGTCAAAAGGATCTGCAGCAGGTCGCTGTCATTCGCCGGCTTATTCGCGACCTGAGTTTTCCGATTGAACTGGTTGTCTGCCCAACGGTACGTGAAGCCGATGGCCTGGCCCTCTCGTCGCGAAACCGGAACCTCACCGCCGAAGAACGGGAACAGGCACCGGCCATCTACGCGGCCCTGACAATGGCGCATGAATTGCTGCTGGAAGGGCAAAGTCCGGCGCAGGCTCGGGCGTCTGTGACCGGGTATTTCAGTAGCCGACCTGGTTTCCGACTGGAATACGTCGAAACCGTTAATGCCGAAACCTTACAGCCCGTTGTTGAAGTCCTGGCTCCCGGTCAGACCGCCATCTGTATTGCTGCGTACCTGGGCCAGACACGGCTGATTGATAACCTGGTGTTTTGA
- a CDS encoding DUF433 domain-containing protein — translation MLVTTVLELLAGGASWPELREDYPGLETEDIQACLEYAAQLAHLSELENAQVIELNQQMMRVWF, via the coding sequence TTGCTTGTCACGACTGTGCTAGAATTGCTCGCTGGTGGAGCATCATGGCCTGAACTGCGGGAAGACTACCCCGGCCTTGAAACCGAAGACATACAAGCGTGCCTGGAATATGCAGCACAACTGGCTCACTTATCAGAATTGGAAAATGCCCAGGTGATTGAACTGAACCAGCAAATGATGAGGGTGTGGTTTTAG
- a CDS encoding M15 family metallopeptidase, translating into MKFLFLIRPNRLLMRVSLASLFLSFALSTIAQPKLEKAMIKQGLVDVQTVDPSILVELKYSTTDNFVGKDVYDDLTRAYLQPMTARKLANASKYLQEKHPNLRLLVYDAARPREAQWKLWNALPNMPESERQKYVADPRKGSIHNYGCAVDLTVANKDGGPLDMGTKYDFFGELAYPSREKELLAAGKLTQKQIDNRQILRDAMLKAGFSRIEFEWWHFNSISREKAKMAFRIVE; encoded by the coding sequence ATGAAGTTCCTATTTCTGATACGACCCAATCGCCTGCTGATGCGTGTTTCATTGGCCTCGCTCTTTCTATCTTTCGCTCTTTCAACGATTGCCCAGCCCAAGCTTGAAAAGGCGATGATTAAACAGGGACTGGTTGATGTGCAGACCGTTGACCCCAGTATTCTGGTGGAGTTGAAATATTCCACAACCGATAATTTCGTCGGCAAGGATGTGTACGACGACCTGACGCGGGCTTATCTACAACCTATGACTGCCAGGAAGCTCGCCAACGCCAGTAAGTATCTGCAGGAGAAGCACCCGAACCTTCGGTTACTGGTATATGATGCCGCCCGGCCCCGGGAAGCCCAGTGGAAACTCTGGAACGCCCTCCCCAACATGCCGGAATCGGAGCGTCAGAAATACGTAGCCGATCCACGCAAAGGTTCTATTCACAACTACGGCTGCGCCGTTGACCTGACGGTCGCCAATAAAGATGGAGGCCCGCTGGATATGGGTACCAAGTACGATTTCTTCGGCGAACTGGCTTACCCTTCGCGGGAAAAAGAATTACTGGCTGCCGGCAAGCTCACGCAAAAGCAGATTGACAATCGCCAGATCTTACGTGATGCAATGTTGAAAGCCGGTTTCAGCCGCATCGAATTCGAGTGGTGGCATTTCAACTCGATCTCGCGCGAGAAAGCCAAAATGGCCTTCCGGATTGTTGAGTAG
- a CDS encoding nucleoside recognition domain-containing protein — MALNYIWVAFFVVAFIVALFKLIVFGDTEIFRIIVEGLFDSSKVAVMDIALPLAGVMTFFLGLLNIAEKIGAIGAIARIIGPFFNKLFPEVPKDHPANGQMIMNFSANMLGLDNAATPFGLKAMQSLQELNPTKDTASNAQIMFLVLHTSGLTIIPLGIMAQRAILGAADPSDVFIPCLIGTYVATVASILIVGIKQRLNLFNLTVLGGIGGVTAFLGLALWYLGQLPKEQLETFSKVTGNVVLMSIVVTFLIGAIRQRIDVFDTFIEGAKAGFETSVRIIPYLVGMLVAIGAFRNSGAMTYVVDGMKYVIGLTGVNTDFTDALPVALMRPLSGSASRALMIDAMKEFGPDSFVGRLSCIFQGAADTTFYIVALYFGSVGIKKTRYAIVAGLLADLIGVIAGIGLGYFFFH, encoded by the coding sequence GTGGCGTTAAACTACATCTGGGTTGCTTTTTTTGTTGTGGCGTTCATTGTAGCGCTTTTTAAGCTGATTGTTTTCGGCGACACCGAAATTTTCAGGATTATTGTCGAAGGGTTGTTCGATTCGTCGAAAGTGGCGGTGATGGATATAGCACTGCCCCTAGCGGGTGTCATGACCTTTTTCCTCGGCCTGTTGAATATTGCCGAAAAAATTGGCGCTATCGGCGCGATAGCGCGCATAATCGGGCCATTCTTCAATAAACTCTTCCCGGAAGTGCCGAAAGATCATCCTGCCAACGGGCAAATGATCATGAACTTTTCGGCCAATATGCTTGGTCTGGACAATGCAGCCACGCCCTTTGGTCTGAAAGCTATGCAAAGCTTACAGGAGCTAAACCCAACCAAAGACACGGCCAGCAATGCGCAGATCATGTTTCTGGTGCTGCACACGTCGGGCCTGACGATTATTCCGCTCGGCATCATGGCGCAACGGGCCATTTTGGGGGCTGCTGATCCGTCGGATGTGTTTATTCCCTGCCTCATCGGGACATACGTAGCCACTGTTGCGAGCATTCTGATCGTGGGGATTAAGCAGCGGCTCAACCTGTTTAACCTGACCGTGCTGGGTGGCATTGGGGGCGTAACAGCTTTCCTCGGCCTGGCGCTTTGGTACCTGGGTCAGTTGCCGAAAGAACAATTGGAAACCTTTTCCAAAGTGACGGGGAATGTTGTTTTAATGAGTATCGTCGTGACGTTTCTGATCGGAGCGATCCGGCAGCGTATCGACGTGTTTGATACGTTTATTGAAGGTGCCAAAGCCGGTTTTGAAACGTCTGTGCGCATTATTCCGTACCTGGTAGGTATGCTGGTCGCGATTGGCGCCTTCCGCAATTCGGGAGCAATGACCTACGTAGTTGATGGCATGAAATACGTCATTGGACTGACGGGCGTCAACACGGACTTTACGGATGCCCTGCCCGTTGCGTTGATGCGTCCGCTAAGCGGCAGTGCGTCGCGGGCACTCATGATCGACGCCATGAAAGAGTTTGGCCCGGATTCATTCGTCGGCCGCCTGAGCTGCATTTTTCAGGGCGCTGCCGATACAACGTTTTACATCGTGGCGCTGTATTTCGGCTCGGTCGGTATCAAAAAAACCCGTTATGCCATTGTCGCCGGTCTATTGGCCGATCTGATTGGCGTCATTGCTGGCATCGGGCTGGGGTATTTCTTTTTTCATTGA
- a CDS encoding PIN domain-containing protein → MKRTRLDKDTFSRFTLAIFNNLTIVPNMLVSTQSYYQAFRLCRFIDPKDVSYVALAIEMNVPLLTRDKPLAMGLRQEGFATVMTLDELFQV, encoded by the coding sequence ATGAAGCGGACCCGATTGGATAAGGATACGTTTAGCAGGTTCACATTGGCCATCTTTAACAATCTTACGATTGTGCCAAACATGCTCGTATCCACGCAGAGTTATTACCAGGCTTTCCGTTTATGCCGGTTCATTGACCCCAAAGACGTAAGCTACGTTGCGTTGGCTATCGAGATGAATGTTCCATTGCTCACGCGCGATAAACCGCTGGCTATGGGACTTCGCCAAGAAGGTTTTGCAACTGTAATGACACTGGATGAGTTGTTTCAGGTATAA
- a CDS encoding DUF1345 domain-containing protein produces the protein MLTTLTNRIARLDSHHRVLIALAMAVIMFFFFSANTSLIVRLILTWLVFAGATLGMMWLSIVLVHPRDSPRLSQLEDSSRTLILVLVVSAAVTSLLAVIAMLGHSTDTNQAAHTTLAIFTVIGSWALVHTIFTLRYAHLYYGSDLDPAKRPGGLDFPHEPEPDYLDFAYFSFVIGMTSQVSDVAIGSKPMRRTALIHGVLSFAFNAVIIALTISGLSSML, from the coding sequence ATGCTTACCACTTTGACCAACCGAATTGCCAGACTGGATTCGCACCACCGGGTTTTAATTGCCCTGGCGATGGCCGTCATCATGTTCTTTTTTTTCTCGGCAAATACCAGCCTGATCGTTCGTCTGATTCTTACGTGGCTCGTCTTCGCAGGTGCTACGCTGGGTATGATGTGGCTGAGTATTGTGCTGGTTCATCCCCGGGACTCTCCGCGCTTATCCCAGCTGGAAGATTCAAGCCGGACGTTGATTCTGGTCTTGGTGGTCTCGGCTGCAGTAACCAGCCTGCTTGCCGTAATAGCCATGCTAGGGCACTCGACCGATACGAACCAGGCAGCGCATACAACGCTGGCCATATTCACCGTGATTGGCTCGTGGGCACTGGTCCATACGATTTTTACACTGCGCTACGCTCATTTGTATTACGGCAGCGATCTGGACCCGGCAAAACGCCCCGGCGGGCTCGACTTTCCCCATGAGCCCGAACCGGACTATCTGGATTTCGCTTATTTCTCGTTTGTGATCGGCATGACCAGCCAGGTTTCCGACGTAGCCATCGGGTCAAAGCCCATGCGCCGAACTGCCCTGATTCACGGCGTGCTGTCGTTTGCCTTCAACGCCGTAATCATCGCGCTGACCATCAGCGGCCTTTCCAGTATGCTTTAG
- a CDS encoding PepSY-associated TM helix domain-containing protein yields the protein MTGKQLIGKLHLWLGMTSGLIVFVIAVTGCILAFEQEIKNVTQPYRFAEAPATGKLLLPSELKAKAEAVLPGKTANGVLYNEPGRSADVGFYNADPEYYYVVYLNPYSGEVLKIWNEDEDFFHFILHGHYYLWLPPTIGQPVVASATLIFLFLLISGMVLWWPKNKSAAKQRFSIKWNAAWRRKNYDLHNVLGFYMLAVGLMFAITGLVWGFQWFSEGLYKVTGGEGSPAYVIPPSDTTAARLNTSVANAVDKLWLKLRQENPTQQGINLSFPKLPAESIYSYVNYRPGTYYKVDYHYFDQHTLKEIKHKGPYTGNYADAGVADKLRRMNYDLHVGAIWGLPGKILAFLASLICASMPVTGFIIWWGRRKKAKKSARSRPASRIATHTAPKPAPAYLMRNRV from the coding sequence ATGACGGGCAAACAACTCATTGGCAAACTTCATCTCTGGCTGGGCATGACATCCGGCCTGATTGTGTTTGTAATCGCCGTTACTGGCTGTATTCTGGCCTTTGAGCAGGAAATCAAAAACGTAACCCAGCCGTATCGTTTTGCCGAAGCACCCGCTACTGGTAAACTTCTGCTCCCGTCGGAGTTGAAAGCGAAAGCCGAGGCTGTCCTGCCGGGGAAGACCGCCAACGGTGTTCTCTATAACGAGCCGGGACGCAGTGCCGATGTGGGTTTTTACAACGCCGATCCAGAGTACTACTACGTCGTTTACCTGAATCCCTATTCGGGCGAGGTCCTGAAGATCTGGAATGAAGACGAAGATTTTTTCCACTTCATCCTGCATGGTCATTATTACTTGTGGCTTCCGCCTACGATTGGGCAGCCTGTTGTGGCGTCGGCTACGTTGATTTTCCTGTTTCTGCTCATCAGCGGCATGGTTCTCTGGTGGCCCAAGAACAAGTCGGCGGCAAAACAGCGTTTCAGCATCAAATGGAATGCCGCCTGGCGCCGGAAAAACTATGATCTGCATAACGTACTGGGGTTTTACATGCTGGCCGTCGGCCTCATGTTTGCCATTACGGGGTTGGTCTGGGGCTTTCAGTGGTTCTCCGAGGGACTGTATAAAGTGACGGGGGGCGAGGGCTCTCCGGCTTATGTCATTCCTCCTTCCGACACCACCGCAGCTCGGCTCAATACGTCCGTAGCGAACGCGGTCGACAAACTCTGGCTCAAGCTACGTCAGGAGAACCCCACGCAGCAGGGCATCAATCTGTCTTTCCCGAAACTACCCGCCGAGTCGATCTACTCGTACGTAAACTACCGCCCCGGCACATACTACAAGGTTGACTACCACTATTTCGATCAGCATACGCTGAAAGAGATCAAACATAAAGGTCCTTATACGGGTAACTACGCCGATGCAGGCGTTGCCGACAAGCTACGCCGGATGAATTACGACCTGCACGTTGGCGCAATCTGGGGGCTACCCGGCAAGATCCTGGCGTTTCTGGCCAGTCTGATCTGTGCCAGCATGCCCGTTACAGGGTTCATTATCTGGTGGGGACGCCGGAAAAAGGCGAAGAAAAGTGCCAGGTCACGACCTGCGTCCAGAATCGCGACTCATACTGCCCCTAAACCGGCACCGGCGTACCTGATGCGCAACCGCGTGTAG
- a CDS encoding acyl-CoA thioesterase translates to MTLEERIQAAETRVFKAVFPSTTNHYETLFGGAAMQLMDEVAFIAATRLCRKPVVTVSSDRIDFKMPIPAGTLIELIGRVARVGTTSLQVAVDVYVEEMYKDGRELAITGTFTFVAIDNNKQPVRVLNDIPVI, encoded by the coding sequence ATGACACTCGAAGAACGTATTCAGGCGGCCGAGACCCGCGTTTTTAAAGCCGTATTCCCCAGCACGACGAATCATTACGAAACCCTGTTTGGTGGGGCTGCCATGCAGCTCATGGACGAAGTGGCTTTCATTGCTGCTACCCGTCTGTGCCGAAAACCCGTTGTGACGGTATCGAGCGACCGGATCGACTTCAAAATGCCTATTCCGGCCGGTACGCTGATCGAACTTATTGGCCGGGTAGCCCGGGTAGGTACAACCAGTTTGCAGGTGGCCGTCGACGTTTATGTGGAAGAAATGTACAAAGATGGTCGGGAGCTGGCCATCACCGGAACGTTTACGTTTGTGGCAATTGATAACAATAAGCAGCCGGTTCGGGTACTAAATGATATACCTGTGATCTAG
- a CDS encoding cysteine-rich CWC family protein: MSKHAAEGCPRCGQIFICKVNSILKCDCMQVQLTQREVEYIRNLTEFDYDGSCLCVNCLLDLQAHYRSDYQAPAYHV, encoded by the coding sequence ATGAGCAAACACGCGGCCGAAGGATGTCCCCGCTGTGGGCAGATTTTTATCTGTAAAGTTAACTCGATTCTGAAATGCGACTGCATGCAGGTGCAGCTGACGCAACGGGAGGTCGAGTATATTCGGAATCTGACCGAGTTCGACTACGACGGCAGTTGCTTGTGCGTAAACTGTCTCCTTGATTTACAGGCTCATTATCGTTCTGATTACCAAGCTCCGGCGTACCATGTTTGA
- a CDS encoding PAS domain-containing protein, giving the protein MFDLTPASWCDTFAPSRARPALIGFEFIPRPVRLPAATQPDFQQFMRLAHRQQWQFDYQRVAAFLRNPQHALLVTDLREQIQFVNQGFVAMTGYEREEVLGRRPDFLQGTDTSSDTRREVQSSLQAQQPFEGKLVNYRKNGEPYWCNIQITPLFTVNQELTHFMAFEWEN; this is encoded by the coding sequence ATGTTTGATCTGACTCCAGCTTCCTGGTGCGATACGTTCGCCCCGTCGCGCGCCCGACCCGCTCTGATCGGTTTTGAGTTCATACCCCGGCCGGTTCGCCTTCCTGCGGCCACCCAGCCGGATTTTCAGCAGTTTATGCGGCTGGCCCATCGGCAGCAGTGGCAATTCGACTACCAGCGGGTGGCGGCCTTTCTGCGCAATCCGCAACATGCTCTGCTCGTAACCGACCTGCGCGAACAGATCCAGTTCGTCAATCAGGGGTTTGTGGCAATGACGGGCTATGAGCGGGAGGAAGTGCTGGGGCGCCGACCGGATTTTCTGCAGGGTACCGATACGTCGTCCGACACCCGCCGGGAAGTGCAGAGCAGCCTGCAGGCCCAGCAGCCTTTCGAAGGAAAGCTTGTTAACTACCGGAAAAATGGTGAGCCTTACTGGTGTAATATTCAGATAACTCCGCTCTTTACGGTCAATCAGGAACTGACGCATTTTATGGCGTTTGAGTGGGAGAACTGA
- a CDS encoding HmuY family protein, whose translation MLSLKNTLWIAALSLAALTSCSDDSTTPAVPVQSRTVRNLPADPTATPVSTTGTSTTATQPAAATNKYTLYRLSDSTVVANSDSASNRWDIGFRATNIIVNGGAIRSGQGGAYVHSGTFDALTTIPESATFATDQSASQLAVPTGSGNGWYNYANTIITPIPGRVLVVRTGDGKYAKVEILSYYRGAPATPSATSVGRYYTFRYVYQPNGSKTLN comes from the coding sequence ATGCTTTCGCTTAAAAACACCCTTTGGATTGCTGCTCTCTCGCTTGCTGCTCTAACAAGCTGTTCTGACGACAGTACTACGCCCGCCGTTCCCGTTCAGTCCCGCACGGTACGTAATCTACCCGCTGATCCAACGGCCACGCCCGTTTCTACAACGGGTACCTCGACGACCGCTACGCAACCGGCGGCCGCCACGAATAAATACACGCTCTATCGCCTGAGTGACAGTACAGTTGTGGCGAATTCTGATTCGGCCAGCAACCGCTGGGACATCGGCTTCCGGGCCACAAATATTATTGTGAACGGCGGAGCCATTCGCTCCGGTCAGGGCGGTGCTTACGTTCATTCCGGTACGTTCGACGCGCTGACGACGATTCCCGAAAGCGCTACGTTTGCCACGGACCAGAGTGCTTCGCAGCTGGCAGTTCCAACGGGCTCGGGTAACGGCTGGTATAACTACGCCAACACTATTATCACGCCGATTCCGGGTCGGGTGCTGGTTGTCCGGACGGGCGACGGGAAATACGCAAAAGTGGAAATCCTGAGCTATTACCGCGGTGCCCCCGCAACGCCATCCGCCACCAGCGTTGGCCGGTACTACACCTTCCGGTACGTATACCAGCCAAACGGCAGTAAGACGCTGAATTAA
- a CDS encoding DUF6686 family protein encodes MNNTCQILATSLRGRIAQHDVDPSQTHPISFQFNNITQWLPYEDLLHLEWVVRHIDMKTYFQHYADEGRIHLKTSSPNLFFSFAPDELTELRSLLGNAVVQLHWRDNVSKSVN; translated from the coding sequence ATGAACAATACCTGTCAAATCCTCGCTACGTCGCTCCGGGGGCGTATTGCCCAGCACGACGTTGATCCTTCACAGACCCATCCGATTTCCTTTCAGTTCAATAACATCACGCAGTGGCTTCCTTACGAAGACCTGCTGCATCTGGAGTGGGTCGTGCGGCACATCGACATGAAAACCTATTTTCAGCACTACGCTGACGAAGGACGGATTCACCTGAAAACCTCATCTCCGAATCTGTTTTTCAGCTTCGCGCCCGACGAGCTCACCGAACTCCGCAGCCTGCTGGGTAACGCTGTCGTGCAACTGCACTGGCGGGATAACGTATCAAAATCTGTAAACTAA
- a CDS encoding TonB-dependent receptor plug domain-containing protein, giving the protein MLSLYALSCLIAFQQADSTGQRADSLKGRALNEVVVTATRTERPMGSLPMPVTVINKAQIQQMGSLRLNDVLREQTGLALVTDHGQGIQVQGFGPEYTMILLDGEPLVGRTAGTLDLTRLAVGNIKQIEIVKGPSSSLYGSEALAGVVNIITDNANRTMASLSARYGANRTSDLTGDVSLKSGKIGLYAFANRYQSAGYDLTPETVGQTVSPFLNHTFSGRLTADLSSKLKLSVSGRYFTENQNNRYDVTNDIITGLGKVLDWNFNPVLTHRPSDRWKITYRYYRTGYRTDSDLRYQRTGEGYDQSYFQQTFNRPEIQVDRYIGQKQILTLGTGYLAESVNATRYTELKRFNDKYVYFQYEWLPTSRWDVIVGGRYDAHSQYASQFSPKLSARYELSQTLALRGSVGVGFKAPDFRQLYLNFDNGVVGYSVFGTQELVNSLARLQQAGQIAEVLADPARFSNIRAESSLAYNLGLVANLDRKYSLPVTFSLNLFRNNIRDLIETQAVALKTNGQSVFSYLNLSRVVTQGAELEGQYRLNVGSGKLTISGGYQYLQALDQSVLDQIKAGTLYKRDPSTLITTLVKRSDYGGLYNRSRHMANVKVFYELPKQGLSANLRGIYRGRYGFADRNGNVVLDADNEYVQGYMLWNAAVSKRMNAVLLQLGVDNLLSHTDPQYIPNLAGRLWYASLRWTLQTKS; this is encoded by the coding sequence ATGCTTTCTCTGTACGCGCTTAGCTGCCTTATAGCCTTTCAACAAGCCGACTCGACCGGTCAGCGGGCTGACAGTCTGAAAGGGCGCGCGCTGAATGAGGTTGTCGTAACGGCGACGCGTACCGAACGCCCGATGGGTTCGTTGCCGATGCCGGTAACGGTCATCAATAAAGCGCAGATTCAACAGATGGGCTCGCTTCGGCTGAACGATGTGTTACGGGAGCAGACGGGCCTGGCGCTGGTAACCGACCATGGACAGGGTATTCAGGTACAGGGTTTCGGCCCCGAATACACGATGATCCTGCTGGACGGCGAACCGCTGGTTGGCCGCACCGCCGGGACGCTTGACCTGACCCGACTGGCCGTGGGTAATATCAAGCAGATCGAGATCGTCAAAGGACCATCGTCCAGCCTGTACGGTTCCGAAGCCCTGGCTGGCGTTGTCAATATCATCACCGATAACGCCAACCGGACGATGGCCTCGCTGTCGGCCCGCTACGGGGCCAACCGGACCAGTGACCTGACGGGTGACGTTAGTCTCAAATCCGGTAAAATTGGTCTCTACGCCTTCGCAAACCGCTACCAATCGGCGGGCTATGACCTGACACCTGAAACCGTCGGCCAAACGGTTTCGCCTTTTCTGAATCACACATTCAGCGGACGGCTCACCGCCGACCTAAGCAGCAAACTTAAACTAAGTGTATCAGGACGATATTTTACCGAAAACCAAAATAACCGCTACGATGTAACGAATGATATAATCACCGGTCTGGGCAAGGTGCTCGACTGGAATTTTAACCCAGTCCTGACCCACCGCCCGTCGGATCGCTGGAAGATTACGTACCGTTACTACCGAACCGGCTACCGCACCGACTCTGACCTGCGTTACCAGCGCACCGGCGAGGGGTACGATCAGAGTTATTTCCAGCAGACCTTCAACCGGCCCGAGATTCAGGTAGACCGGTACATCGGGCAAAAGCAGATTTTGACTCTTGGTACGGGTTACCTCGCCGAAAGCGTTAACGCCACCCGTTACACCGAGTTGAAACGCTTCAACGACAAGTATGTGTATTTTCAGTATGAATGGCTGCCCACCAGCCGCTGGGACGTTATCGTTGGCGGCCGTTATGATGCGCACTCGCAGTATGCCAGTCAGTTCAGTCCCAAGCTATCGGCGCGGTACGAACTCTCCCAGACGCTGGCGCTACGGGGTAGTGTGGGGGTTGGTTTCAAAGCACCAGACTTCCGGCAGTTGTACCTAAATTTCGACAACGGCGTCGTGGGTTACAGTGTCTTCGGTACGCAGGAACTGGTCAACAGCCTGGCGCGGCTGCAACAAGCCGGACAGATTGCGGAAGTACTGGCCGATCCGGCTCGTTTTTCCAACATCCGGGCTGAGAGTTCGCTGGCGTATAACCTGGGATTGGTGGCCAACCTCGACCGTAAATACAGTCTGCCCGTTACGTTCAGCCTGAACCTGTTCCGCAACAACATCCGCGACCTGATCGAAACCCAGGCCGTAGCCCTGAAAACCAACGGCCAGAGCGTATTCAGTTACCTGAACTTAAGCCGGGTCGTGACGCAGGGGGCCGAGCTGGAAGGCCAGTATCGGCTAAACGTCGGATCGGGCAAGCTGACGATTAGTGGCGGTTATCAGTACCTGCAGGCACTGGATCAGTCGGTACTGGATCAAATCAAAGCGGGTACACTCTACAAACGCGACCCAAGTACGCTGATCACGACACTGGTGAAACGTAGCGACTATGGCGGGCTGTACAACCGCTCACGGCACATGGCCAACGTAAAGGTTTTTTACGAACTGCCCAAACAGGGGCTGTCGGCCAACCTGCGCGGTATTTACCGGGGACGCTACGGGTTTGCGGATCGCAACGGCAACGTCGTGCTGGATGCCGACAATGAATACGTACAAGGCTATATGCTGTGGAATGCGGCCGTGAGCAAACGAATGAACGCCGTCCTGCTTCAACTGGGTGTCGACAATCTCCTGAGCCATACCGATCCGCAATATATTCCGAATCTGGCCGGGCGGCTGTGGTACGCATCGCTGCGCTGGACCCTTCAGACCAAATCCTGA